From the genome of Pyrobaculum sp. 3827-6, one region includes:
- the upp gene encoding uracil phosphoribosyltransferase: MPVKIIDHVYAQYLLTKLRDRRTGSIEFRKGLVRLGRIIGYELAKTFPTRYVEVETPLGRATGIDIIGLDRVVIIQVLRAAMPLVEGLIKAFPQARLGVVAARRREEGGVVDVEVFYSKIPAVEAGDTVIVADPMLATGVTMSRVIEEVYKAGAPGRLVAVSVIATPAGIERVLSRWPQAEIYTVAVDPELNDRAFIVPGLGDAGDRAFAT, translated from the coding sequence ATGCCGGTCAAGATCATAGACCACGTATACGCCCAGTACCTCCTCACCAAGCTGAGAGACCGCCGCACGGGCAGTATCGAGTTCCGGAAGGGCCTTGTGCGGCTTGGGAGGATTATTGGGTACGAGCTGGCTAAGACCTTCCCCACTCGCTACGTAGAGGTGGAGACGCCGCTGGGGAGGGCCACGGGGATTGACATAATTGGGCTGGACAGGGTGGTGATTATCCAGGTGCTACGCGCAGCGATGCCCCTAGTGGAGGGTCTTATAAAGGCCTTCCCCCAGGCGCGGCTGGGGGTGGTGGCGGCGAGGAGGAGGGAGGAGGGGGGCGTGGTGGATGTTGAGGTGTTTTACTCCAAGATACCGGCCGTAGAGGCAGGCGACACGGTGATTGTGGCCGACCCCATGCTGGCGACTGGGGTCACCATGAGCAGGGTGATTGAGGAGGTGTATAAGGCGGGGGCGCCGGGGAGGCTCGTGGCGGTTTCCGTCATAGCGACGCCTGCGGGCATAGAGAGGGTGCTGTCTCGATGGCCCCAGGCCGAGATATACACAGTGGCGGTGGACCCCGAGCTTAACGACAGGGCGTTTATAGTCCCCGGCCTCGGGGACGCGGGGGACAGGGCGTTTGCTACTTAG
- a CDS encoding prepilin peptidase, translating to MIEALGVAAIGAVLTAAAVQDLKGREIDARIFAAGALPAALLVALNWGSPLYLFSLGVAAALALLMRLLGSGYADSISMALIGAAPPPLPFLPTPFVAVMAGSALLPAHVAYLYLKNRKRPCEMTLAERLTHICVSIEEFRRSPLKYVVGDVRDMERYDPSRLELRDRWIKAKYGLPYVVYLAAGYWAYVAIWLLPK from the coding sequence ATGATAGAGGCGCTGGGCGTAGCCGCCATCGGCGCCGTCCTGACAGCCGCGGCGGTGCAGGACCTTAAGGGCAGGGAGATAGATGCGCGTATATTCGCCGCAGGGGCCCTGCCCGCGGCTCTGCTGGTAGCGCTGAACTGGGGCTCGCCCCTCTACCTCTTCTCCCTTGGCGTAGCCGCGGCCCTGGCCCTCCTTATGCGGCTTCTGGGGTCGGGATACGCAGACTCGATATCAATGGCGCTGATCGGAGCCGCGCCGCCCCCACTCCCCTTCCTCCCGACGCCCTTCGTCGCCGTGATGGCCGGCTCCGCCCTCCTCCCGGCGCACGTCGCCTACCTCTACCTAAAAAACAGGAAGAGGCCCTGCGAGATGACGCTGGCAGAGAGGCTCACCCACATCTGCGTATCCATAGAGGAGTTTAGAAGAAGCCCCCTCAAATATGTAGTCGGCGACGTAAGAGACATGGAGAGATACGACCCCTCCAGGCTAGAGCTTAGAGATAGGTGGATCAAGGCGAAGTACGGCCTCCCCTACGTGGTGTACCTAGCGGCGGGGTACTGGGCGTACGTAGCCATCTGGCTTCTGCCTAAGTAG
- a CDS encoding winged helix-turn-helix domain-containing protein, whose protein sequence is MDIREEILKLLRERGELSTSELVQYLKQPRHRVLKALNKLYFEGVVEPYKKNRRYYWRLASGYVAVAPIHFTAEPVLYIEGVIEPIYRRVQDRVDAFIFTHVKNREYWLCDCDSGYYILTDQPVDGCNCKLRHAFGDRKLAMIYLPKELRFRYWKSYRYAEGDAEFVLLLPEDQDSEELRRKYETYAKGLIH, encoded by the coding sequence ATGGACATTAGAGAAGAGATTTTGAAGTTGTTGAGAGAGCGCGGCGAGCTCTCTACGTCGGAGCTTGTGCAGTATCTGAAACAGCCGCGGCACAGGGTGTTGAAGGCGCTGAACAAGCTGTACTTCGAGGGGGTAGTGGAGCCTTATAAGAAAAACAGGAGGTACTACTGGCGCCTCGCCTCAGGCTACGTAGCCGTAGCGCCGATTCACTTCACCGCAGAGCCCGTCCTCTACATAGAGGGGGTGATAGAGCCCATATACAGGAGGGTCCAGGACAGAGTAGACGCCTTTATCTTCACCCACGTCAAGAACAGGGAGTACTGGCTCTGCGACTGCGACTCCGGCTACTACATACTCACCGACCAGCCGGTGGACGGTTGCAACTGCAAGCTGAGGCACGCCTTTGGCGACAGAAAACTAGCCATGATCTACCTACCCAAGGAGCTGAGGTTCAGGTACTGGAAGAGCTACAGATACGCGGAGGGAGACGCCGAGTTCGTCCTCCTACTCCCAGAGGATCAGGATTCCGAAGAGTTGCGGAGGAAGTACGAGACGTACGCCAAGGGACTTATCCACTAG
- a CDS encoding DEAD/DEAH box helicase, with protein MPRFVVVVNGVEVAREWPWERIYATKEELKRLGFRWDGAGWRIKTRDVSILTRLRQLLELSHEEYLSLLSSISHDSSGGSIVVVGRLPEELKPHVVAGEGGAHVVSLSGFLRRFVAEDKSVASAATFEEFVDMGVERLRKLLAGVEVWGDLEGALRSAREFVLASERLRAVFERRRSWRAAAVGPGWARLNFLASGLLKRLSEFRLAYNVVNREGELVERSIKLVKVEQSGGAYLVKFPVFVRDRVVKVLKELGYVVELEEAAYPRVEYRGGFSLFPFQREAVDNWASHGMRGTVIIPTGGGKTFVGLEAMRRAGTSALVLVVTKELAAQWVERIRKYLGVSPGVLGGGSREVRDVTVAIYNSAVKYIDELVGRFGLVVFDEAHHVPAETFKEVALSLDSPLRLALSATPEREDKNEHLIYEAVGPPVYRASYRSMVEAGLVVPVEHYRVYVRMSREEERSYASLPSDNAIVLRNAAAKAGAKIPVAVRIVAREVALGSKVLVFTQFIDQAEELYRRLREAGVAAELITSEEGNREAAFRRFSAGVSKVVVTTTVLDEGVDVPDAEVAVVVSGTGSRRQMIQRVGRVVRATSGKRAARVYELVARGTIEEALSEARHFDEVVEEAVCRRVTEADLESLLGRAAPLTSWMKRG; from the coding sequence GTGCCGCGTTTTGTCGTGGTTGTCAACGGCGTGGAGGTTGCTAGGGAGTGGCCGTGGGAGCGTATATACGCAACTAAGGAGGAGTTGAAGAGGCTGGGTTTCCGCTGGGACGGCGCCGGGTGGCGTATAAAGACTAGGGATGTCTCCATCTTGACGAGGCTGAGGCAACTATTGGAGCTCAGCCACGAGGAGTACCTCTCCCTCCTCTCCTCTATTAGCCACGACTCGTCGGGGGGCTCCATAGTCGTGGTGGGCCGGCTTCCAGAGGAGCTGAAGCCCCACGTGGTGGCTGGGGAGGGGGGTGCCCACGTCGTGTCTCTCAGCGGCTTCTTGAGGCGGTTTGTGGCTGAGGACAAATCAGTGGCCTCTGCGGCGACGTTTGAGGAGTTTGTGGACATGGGGGTGGAGAGGCTGAGGAAGTTGCTCGCTGGTGTGGAGGTTTGGGGGGACTTGGAGGGGGCGTTGAGGAGCGCGCGTGAGTTTGTGCTGGCTTCTGAGAGGCTGAGGGCTGTGTTTGAGAGGAGGCGTAGCTGGCGGGCGGCGGCTGTGGGGCCCGGCTGGGCGAGGCTTAACTTCCTGGCGTCGGGCCTCTTGAAGAGGCTGTCGGAGTTTAGGCTCGCCTACAACGTGGTTAATAGAGAGGGGGAGCTGGTGGAGCGGAGTATTAAGCTTGTAAAAGTGGAGCAGAGCGGCGGGGCCTACCTGGTTAAGTTCCCCGTCTTTGTGCGGGATAGGGTTGTGAAGGTTTTGAAGGAGCTGGGTTACGTCGTTGAGCTGGAGGAGGCGGCGTACCCCCGTGTTGAGTACAGGGGCGGCTTCTCTCTTTTTCCGTTTCAGAGGGAGGCTGTGGATAACTGGGCTTCCCACGGGATGAGGGGGACTGTGATTATCCCTACTGGAGGCGGCAAGACTTTTGTAGGTCTCGAGGCTATGCGTAGGGCTGGGACGTCGGCGCTGGTTCTCGTCGTGACTAAGGAGCTGGCGGCTCAGTGGGTTGAACGCATTAGGAAGTATCTGGGGGTCTCCCCGGGGGTGCTCGGCGGGGGGTCTAGGGAGGTGAGGGACGTGACTGTGGCTATTTACAACTCCGCGGTGAAGTACATAGACGAGCTGGTGGGGAGGTTTGGCCTCGTGGTTTTTGACGAGGCGCACCACGTGCCTGCGGAGACTTTTAAAGAGGTGGCTCTGAGCCTCGACTCGCCGCTCCGCCTCGCGCTGTCGGCGACTCCCGAGAGGGAGGATAAAAACGAGCACTTGATATACGAGGCTGTGGGGCCCCCCGTGTACAGGGCCTCCTACAGATCTATGGTAGAGGCGGGGCTCGTAGTGCCGGTGGAGCACTACCGGGTGTATGTACGTATGTCTAGGGAGGAGGAGAGGAGCTACGCCTCGTTGCCCAGCGACAACGCCATTGTGTTGAGGAACGCGGCGGCTAAGGCCGGGGCGAAGATCCCCGTCGCCGTGCGCATAGTGGCTCGGGAGGTGGCGCTGGGCTCTAAGGTGCTGGTATTTACGCAGTTCATCGACCAGGCGGAGGAGCTGTACAGGAGGCTGAGGGAGGCCGGCGTCGCCGCCGAGCTAATCACCTCGGAGGAGGGCAACAGAGAGGCCGCCTTTAGGCGTTTTAGCGCCGGCGTGAGTAAGGTGGTGGTTACTACCACTGTTTTAGACGAGGGGGTAGACGTCCCGGATGCCGAGGTGGCGGTGGTGGTGAGCGGCACCGGCTCTAGGAGGCAGATGATTCAGCGGGTGGGGCGGGTGGTGAGGGCCACGTCTGGGAAGAGGGCGGCGAGGGTCTACGAACTGGTGGCGCGGGGCACGATTGAGGAGGCTCTCTCCGAGGCGAGGCACTTCGACGAGGTGGTGGAGGAGGCGGTGTGCAGGAGGGTTACCGAGGCGGATCTGGAGTCTCTGCTGGGGAGGGCGGCGCCGTTGACCAGCTGGATGAAGAGGGGCTAG
- a CDS encoding bifunctional phosphoglucose/phosphomannose isomerase: protein MLEDYTNWERYILRSVDIPTTYSIDGEVVKIEPSPRLYISGMGGSGVVADLVRDLSTVWNWDIEVIPVKDYFLKTRDGLLIAVSYSGNTIETLYTVEQAKKKRIPTIAVTTGGRLAQMGIPTVIVPKASAPRAALPQLLTAALHIVKKIYGVEVEMPESLEPPSDPLILSLVETFQKRPTIVAPESMRGVAYRVKNEFNENAKIEPSVEILPEAHHNWIEGSERPVVALTSPHIPKEHQDRVKATVEIIGGTLYAVEMHLRGVLSFLRDVGIASIKLAEARGINPLATPRIDALKRRLQ, encoded by the coding sequence ATGCTGGAGGACTACACAAACTGGGAACGCTACATACTGCGGAGCGTCGACATACCAACCACCTACTCGATAGACGGCGAAGTGGTGAAGATAGAGCCGTCCCCCAGGCTCTATATAAGCGGCATGGGAGGCTCCGGCGTGGTAGCGGACCTAGTGAGAGACCTCTCCACCGTCTGGAACTGGGACATAGAGGTAATCCCCGTGAAGGACTACTTCCTCAAGACACGCGACGGGTTGCTAATAGCCGTCTCCTACTCAGGAAACACCATAGAAACCCTCTACACGGTAGAGCAGGCCAAAAAGAAGAGGATACCCACCATCGCGGTCACCACAGGAGGCAGGCTAGCCCAGATGGGGATCCCCACGGTAATCGTCCCAAAGGCAAGCGCCCCCCGCGCCGCCCTCCCCCAGCTCCTCACGGCGGCTCTTCACATAGTTAAAAAAATCTACGGGGTAGAAGTGGAGATGCCGGAGTCTCTCGAACCCCCCAGCGACCCCCTCATCCTCAGCCTCGTCGAGACGTTCCAGAAAAGGCCGACTATCGTGGCGCCGGAAAGCATGAGAGGCGTCGCCTACCGGGTAAAAAACGAGTTCAATGAGAACGCGAAAATCGAGCCCTCAGTCGAGATACTCCCAGAGGCCCACCACAACTGGATAGAGGGCTCGGAGAGGCCGGTGGTGGCGCTTACAAGCCCCCACATACCCAAGGAACACCAAGACAGAGTAAAGGCCACCGTCGAGATTATAGGCGGGACTCTGTACGCAGTGGAGATGCACCTCAGAGGCGTGCTGTCCTTCCTAAGAGACGTGGGGATAGCCTCCATAAAGCTGGCAGAGGCCAGAGGCATAAACCCACTGGCAACCCCGCGGATAGACGCCCTCAAAAGACGCCTGCAATGA